Proteins from a single region of Candidatus Micrarchaeum acidiphilum ARMAN-2:
- a CDS encoding Proteasome endopeptidase complex yields MDQKDISRYMKGTTTVGLVCTDGVVIAADSRATMDTFIASTEARKVWKIDENLGMTIAGLVGDAQELIRILKIQNEIYKMNERKQMSPRSAATLLSIILQENKMMPFYVQLIVGGVEDGKGYVYNLDAAGGYTQESRFTATGSGSLTALGYLEDSYKPGLTTKDAIKIAAKALLIAMQRDSATGNNMTIAAITSRGYEEYTQKDVEKMAK; encoded by the coding sequence ATGGATCAAAAGGATATTAGCAGATATATGAAAGGCACGACCACGGTTGGTTTGGTGTGTACTGACGGTGTAGTTATTGCGGCTGATTCGAGGGCAACTATGGACACGTTCATAGCGAGCACAGAAGCCAGAAAGGTATGGAAAATAGACGAGAATCTTGGCATGACCATAGCAGGGCTGGTCGGCGACGCACAGGAGCTGATAAGGATATTGAAGATTCAGAATGAGATTTACAAAATGAACGAGCGCAAACAGATGTCGCCTAGGTCCGCAGCAACCCTGCTTTCGATAATTTTGCAGGAGAACAAAATGATGCCGTTCTACGTGCAGCTCATAGTGGGCGGAGTCGAGGACGGAAAGGGCTACGTGTACAATCTGGATGCGGCTGGTGGATACACGCAGGAGTCCAGGTTTACTGCCACTGGCAGCGGCTCGCTTACGGCACTCGGATACCTGGAGGACTCGTACAAGCCGGGCCTTACCACAAAGGATGCGATCAAGATAGCTGCAAAGGCGCTTCTAATAGCAATGCAGAGGGATTCTGCAACAGGCAACAACATGACCATAGCCGCGATAACCAGCAGGGGATACGAGGAGTACACTCAGAAGGACGTAGAAAAGATGGCAAAATAA